Proteins co-encoded in one Arachis hypogaea cultivar Tifrunner chromosome 13, arahy.Tifrunner.gnm2.J5K5, whole genome shotgun sequence genomic window:
- the LOC112737957 gene encoding tyrosine decarboxylase 1, which yields MGSNNDYNSFSMNNPLDPEEFKRQGYMIVDFLADYYHNIENYSVLSQVDPGYLQKNLPSYAPFGSESIEIILQDIKRHIIPGITHWQSPNFFAFFPSSGSTAGFMGEMLSTGLNTVGFNWLSSPAATELETMVMDWLGQELRLPKEFLFTGHGGGVMLGTTCEAILATLVAARDRMLNLIGRDNIGKLVVYGSDQTHCAVQKAAHIAGFDPNNFRAIKTSRSSSFSLLPQSLLKTIQKDLHSGLVPCYLCATVGTTSTTAIDPVGALCHVAKNYGMWIHVDAAYAGSACICPEFRHLIDGVEDADSFSLNAHKWFLTNLDCCCLWVKDPNSLIKSLSTNPSYLHNNASESKQVVDYKDWQITLSRRFRALKVWLVLRSYGISNLRNFLRSHVEMAKSFEELVKLDKRFEIVVPRNLAMVCFRVIPSVAHGGDANEINRKLLDSMNESGRVYMSHAMVDGMFIIRCAIGATLTQQEHVIIAWKIVQEHANTILNKTAISA from the coding sequence ATGGGTAGCAACAATGATTACAATTCATTCAGCATGAACAATCCATTGGATCCTGAAGAATTTAAGAGACAAGGCTATATGATAGTTGACTTTCTTGCCGATTATTACCATAATATTGAAAACTATTCGGTTCTAAGTCAAGTTGATCCTGGTTATCTTCAAAAAAATCTTCCATCTTATGCTCCTTTTGGCTCTGAATCCATTGAAATCATCCTTCAGGACATAAAACGACACATAATTCCGGGAATTACACACTGGCAGAGTCCTAATTTTTTTGCATTCTTCCCTTCAAGTGGTAGCACTGCTGGTTTCATGGGCGAGATGCTCAGTACTGGACTCAACACCGTTGGATTCAACTGGCTCTCGTCCCCGGCTGCAACTGAGCTTGAGACCATGGTCATGGATTGGCTCGGCCAGGAGCTCCGGCTACCAAAAGAATTCCTCTTCACTGGTCACGGCGGCGGCGTCATGTTAGGCACAACATGCGAGGCAATATTGGCAACACTAGTCGCCGCCAGAGATCGAATGCTTAACCTGATAGGAAGAGACAATATTGGAAAGCTCGTTGTTTACGGCTCAGATCAAACACATTGTGCGGTTCAAAAAGCCGCTCATATTGCAGGGTTTGATCCAAACAACTTCAGAGCCATTAAGACTTCGAGATCGAGTTCATTCTCGTTGTTACCACAATCGTTGTTGAAAACCATTCAGAAAGATCTCCATAGCGGATTAGTTCCATGCTACTTGTGTGCAACCGTTGGAACAACTTCTACAACGGCCATTGATCCAGTTGGAGCGTTGTGCCACGTGGCGAAAAATTATGGAATGTGGATCCACGTGGATGCGGCGTATGCAGGTAGCGCGTGCATTTGTCCAGAGTTCAGACACCTGATCGATGGCGTTGAAGATGCAGATTCTTTTAGCCTCAACGCTCACAAATGGTTTCTAACCAATTTGGATTGTTGTTGTCTTTGGGTTAAAGATCCAAATTCTTTGATCAAATCGCTCTCAACAAACCCTTCGTATTTGCATAACAACGCTTCTGAATCGAAGCAAGTTGTGGATTACAAAGATTGGCAAATTACGCTAAGCAGAAGGTTCCGTGCTCTTAAAGTATGGCTTGTTCTTCGAAGTTACGGCATTTCAAATCTCAGAAATTTTCTAAGAAGCCATGTTGAGATGGCAAAGAGTTTTGAAGAACTGGTGAAGTTGGATAAGAGGTTTGAGATTGTGGTTCCTAGAAATCTCGCTATGGTTTGCTTTAGAGTTATACCCTCAGTTGCTCATGGCGGTGATGCAAATGAAATCAATAGAAAATTATTGGATTCGATGAACGAATCAGGAAGAGTATACATGAGTCACGCCATGGTGGATGGAATGTTCATTATAAGGTGTGCTATTGGGGCAACTCTCACGCAGCAAGAACACGTGATTATCGCTTGGAAGATCGTACAAGAACATGCAAATACAATTCTAAATAAAACTGCTATTAGTGCCTAG